In one Lolium rigidum isolate FL_2022 chromosome 3, APGP_CSIRO_Lrig_0.1, whole genome shotgun sequence genomic region, the following are encoded:
- the LOC124700811 gene encoding F-box/kelch-repeat protein At2g44130-like has product MSNSKSRVAECEFEHNDLIPGMPDDVAVDCLARVPHCAFRSMRRVCRGWKSAAAAPDFALARAEAGANEDLVYLLQFGNPAAGDDSPKDDSSAYGVAVYNVTTGEWHREREAPPMPMFAQCAAVGTRLAVMGGWDPKTFEPVSDVHVLDAATGVWRRGTPMRSARSFFACAEAGGKIYVAGGHDKLKNALKTAEAYDAEADGWDPLPNMSEERDECDGMATVAGDKFMAVSGYRTGRQGGFERDAEWFDPATREWRRLERVRAPPSAAHVVVRGRVWCIEGTAVMEWRGERRGWIEVGPYPPGLKAGTARAVAVSGGERVVVTGAIESGGHALWVFDVKSKSWTVVPPPPEFAGFVFSVASVRV; this is encoded by the coding sequence ATGAGCAACTCAAAGAGCCGTGTTGCAGAGTGCGAGTTCGAGCACAACGACCTCATCCCGGGGATGCCGGACGACGTCGCCGTCGACTGCCTGGCGCGCGTCCCGCACTGCGCCTTCCGCTCGATGCGGCGCGTCTGCCGAGGGTGGAAGAGCGCCGCCGCGGCGCCAGATTTCGCCTTggcgcgcgccgaggccggcgcgAACGAGGATCTGGTGTACCTCCTGCAGTTCGGCAACCCGGCCGCCGGGGACGACTCCCCCAAGGACGACTCCTCGGCCTACGGGGTGGCCGTGTACAACGTCACCACCGGCGAGTGGCACCGCGAGCGCGAggcgccgccgatgccgatgttCGCGCAGTGCGCGGCCGTGGGGACCCGCCTCGCGGTGATGGGCGGCTGGGACCCCAAGACCTTCGAGCCTGTCTCGGACGTCCACGTGCTAGACGCAGCCACCGGCGTCTGGAGGCGGGGCACGCCGATGCGGTCGGCACGGTCATTCTTCGCGTGCGCCGAAGCAGGGGGCAAGATCTACGTGGCCGGCGGCCACGACAAGCTCAAGAACGCTCTCAAGACGGCGGAGGCGTACGATGCGGAGGCCGACGGCTGGGACCCTCTGCCTAACATGTCGGAGGAGCGCGACGAGTGCGACGGCATGGCCACCGTCGCCGGCGACAAGTTCATGGCAGTGAGCGGGTACCGCACGGGCCGGCAGGGCGGGTTCGAGCGCGACGCCGAGTGGTTCGACCCGGCGACCCGCGAGTGGCGCCGCCTGGAGCGTGTGCGGGCGCCGCCGTCGGCGGCGCACGTGGTGGTGCGCGGCCGGGTGTGGTGCATCGAGGGCACGGCCGTGATGGAGTGGCGCGGGGAGCGCCGAGGCTGGATCGAGGTGGGACCCTACCCGCCGGGGCTCAAGGCTGGCACGGCACGCGCCGTCGCCGTCAGCGGCGGTGAGCGCGTGGTGGTCACCGGCGCCATCGAGTCCGGCGGGCACGCGCTTTGGGTGTTCGACGTCAAGTCCAAGAGCTGGACCGTGGTGCCCCCTCCGCCGGAGTTTGCCGGCTTCGTCTTCTCTGTGGCTTCTGTCCGCGTGTGA